From a region of the Rhabdothermincola sediminis genome:
- a CDS encoding copper chaperone PCu(A)C, which yields MTSIRLPLAAAGLALAAASFVTGCGKDETGTTAATTTTAAIAAPPVVSDAWCRTSPMVADAGACYLVISNSSSEAARLVGASVPPSIAGKAELHETVQVGGMEGSGTTTGAGMGSSSPGGTMAGNMPDTTMSGGMMQMREVDAIEVPAGGTVELKPGGYHVMLLELAEPLTEGTMVPLTLRFEGFDPVVVEAEVRSG from the coding sequence ATGACGTCGATCCGCCTTCCTCTCGCCGCAGCAGGCCTGGCCCTCGCCGCCGCCAGCTTCGTGACCGGTTGTGGCAAGGACGAGACCGGTACCACCGCCGCGACCACGACCACCGCTGCCATTGCTGCCCCTCCGGTGGTGTCGGACGCGTGGTGTCGCACGTCGCCCATGGTCGCCGACGCCGGCGCCTGCTACCTGGTGATCAGCAACAGCTCCAGCGAGGCGGCCCGGCTGGTGGGCGCCTCCGTGCCGCCCTCGATCGCGGGGAAGGCCGAGCTCCACGAGACGGTGCAGGTCGGCGGCATGGAGGGCTCGGGCACCACGACTGGGGCTGGCATGGGGAGCAGTTCACCCGGCGGGACCATGGCCGGCAACATGCCCGACACCACCATGAGCGGCGGCATGATGCAGATGCGCGAGGTCGACGCCATCGAGGTGCCGGCCGGGGGCACCGTCGAGCTGAAGCCCGGTGGCTACCACGTCATGTTGCTGGAGCTGGCCGAGCCCCTGACGGAGGGAACGATGGTTCCGCTCACCCTGCGGTTCGAAGGCTTCGACCCCGTGGTGGTCGAGGCGGAGGTGCGCTCCGGCTGA